The proteins below come from a single Pseudomonas chlororaphis genomic window:
- a CDS encoding cysteine synthase: protein MSRIFVDNAHSIGNTPLVQINRIAPRGVTILAKIEGRNPGYSVKCRIGANMIWDAESTGRLKPGMTIIEPTSGNTGIGLAFVAAARGYKLMLTMPASMSVERRKVLKALGAELVLTEPAKGMKGAIEKAAEILASDPSRYFMPQQFENPANPAIHEKTTGPEIWNDTDGAVDVLVAGVGTGGTITGVSRYIKNTCGKPILSVAVEPETSPVITQAMAGQEIKPSPHKIQGIGAGFVPKNLDLSIVDQVERVTDEESKAMALRLMQEEGILCGISCGAAMAVAVRLAEKPEMQGKTLVVILPDSGERYLSSMLFSDLFTEQEIQQ from the coding sequence ATGAGCCGCATATTCGTCGACAACGCCCATTCCATTGGCAATACGCCGCTGGTGCAGATCAACCGCATCGCGCCGCGTGGCGTGACCATCCTGGCCAAGATCGAGGGGCGCAACCCGGGTTATTCGGTCAAGTGCCGGATCGGCGCGAACATGATCTGGGACGCCGAAAGCACCGGCAGGCTCAAGCCGGGCATGACCATCATCGAACCGACCTCGGGCAACACCGGTATCGGCCTGGCGTTCGTCGCCGCCGCCCGCGGCTACAAGCTGATGCTGACCATGCCGGCGTCCATGAGCGTCGAGCGGCGCAAGGTGCTCAAGGCCCTGGGCGCGGAACTGGTGCTCACCGAGCCGGCCAAGGGCATGAAAGGCGCCATCGAGAAGGCCGCCGAGATCCTCGCCAGCGACCCTTCCCGCTATTTCATGCCGCAGCAGTTCGAAAATCCGGCGAACCCGGCGATCCACGAAAAAACCACCGGCCCGGAAATCTGGAACGACACCGATGGCGCGGTGGATGTGCTGGTCGCGGGGGTCGGCACCGGGGGAACCATCACCGGCGTTTCACGGTATATCAAGAACACATGTGGCAAGCCGATCCTGTCGGTGGCGGTCGAGCCCGAAACCTCGCCGGTGATTACCCAGGCGATGGCGGGGCAGGAGATCAAGCCCAGCCCCCACAAGATCCAGGGGATCGGTGCCGGCTTCGTGCCGAAGAACCTTGACCTGTCGATCGTCGACCAGGTCGAGCGGGTCACCGACGAGGAGTCCAAGGCCATGGCTTTGCGCCTGATGCAGGAGGAGGGCATCCTCTGCGGCATCTCTTGCGGCGCGGCGATGGCCGTGGCCGTGCGCCTGGCGGAAAAACCGGAAATGCAGGGCAAGACCCTGGTGGTGATCCTGCCGGATTCGGGCGAGCGCTATCTGTCGAGCATGTTGTTCAGTGATTTGTTCACCGAGCAGGAGATCCAGCAGTAA
- a CDS encoding ATPase AAA, whose product MKFEGTRAYVATDDLKLAVNAAITLERPLLVKGEPGTGKTMLAEQLAESFGARLITWHIKSTTKAHQGLYEYDAVSRLRDSQLGVDKVHDVRNYLKKGKLWEAFESEERVILLIDEIDKADIEFPNDLLQELDKMEFYVYETDETIKAKQRPIIIITSNNEKELPDAFLRRCFFHYIAFPDRATLQKIVDVHYPDIKKDLVSEALDVFFDVRKVPGLKKKPSTSELVDWLKLLMADNIGDAVLRERDPTKAIPPLAGALVKNEQDVQLLERLAFMSRRGTR is encoded by the coding sequence ATGAAGTTCGAAGGCACCCGCGCCTACGTGGCCACCGATGACCTGAAGCTGGCCGTCAACGCCGCCATCACCCTGGAGCGGCCGCTGCTGGTCAAGGGCGAACCGGGCACCGGCAAGACCATGCTGGCCGAGCAACTGGCTGAGTCCTTCGGCGCCCGCCTGATCACCTGGCACATCAAGTCCACCACCAAGGCCCACCAAGGCCTGTACGAGTACGACGCGGTCAGCCGCCTGCGGGACTCGCAACTGGGTGTGGACAAGGTCCATGACGTGCGCAACTACCTGAAGAAAGGCAAGCTCTGGGAAGCGTTCGAGTCCGAGGAACGGGTCATCCTGCTGATCGACGAGATCGACAAGGCCGACATCGAGTTCCCCAACGACCTGCTGCAAGAACTCGACAAGATGGAGTTCTACGTCTACGAAACCGACGAAACCATCAAGGCCAAGCAGCGGCCGATCATCATCATTACCTCCAATAATGAAAAGGAGCTGCCGGACGCCTTCCTGCGCCGCTGCTTCTTCCACTACATCGCCTTCCCGGACCGCGCGACGCTGCAGAAGATCGTCGATGTGCATTACCCGGATATCAAGAAAGACCTGGTCAGCGAAGCGCTGGACGTGTTCTTCGACGTGCGCAAGGTGCCGGGCCTCAAGAAAAAGCCCTCCACCTCCGAGCTGGTGGACTGGCTCAAGCTGTTGATGGCCGACAACATCGGTGACGCGGTCCTGCGCGAGCGCGACCCCACCAAGGCCATCCCGCCGCTGGCCGGTGCCCTGGTCAAGAACGAACAGGACGTGCAGCTGCTTGAGCGCCTGGCGTTCATGAGCCGTCGCGGCACGCGTTGA
- a CDS encoding von Willebrand factor A, whose protein sequence is MLLNLFNEMRAAKVPVSVRELLDLINALKQRVIFADMDEFYYLSRAILVKDERHFDKFDRAFAAYFNGLEKLDDHLQALIPEDWLRKEFERSLTDEERAQIQSLGGLDKLIEEFKKRLEEQKERHAGGNKWIGTGGTSPFGSGGFNPEGIRVGDAGKRQGKAVKVWDQREYKNLDDQVELGTRNIKIALRRLRKFARQGAAEELDIDGTIDHTARDAGLLNIQMRPERRNTVKLLLLFDIGGSMDAHVKICEELFSACKTEFKHLEYFYFHNFVYESVWKNNLRRTSERTSTQDLLHKYGADYKVIFIGDAAMAPYEITQPGGSVEHWNEEAGYVWMQRFMEKYKKLIWINPYPKDTWGYTASTNIVRELVEDRMYPLTLRGLEEGMRFLSK, encoded by the coding sequence ATGCTGCTGAACCTGTTCAATGAGATGCGCGCCGCCAAGGTGCCCGTGTCGGTGCGTGAACTGCTGGACCTGATCAATGCGCTGAAACAGCGGGTGATCTTCGCCGACATGGACGAGTTCTATTACCTGTCCCGGGCGATCCTGGTGAAGGACGAACGCCATTTCGACAAGTTCGACCGGGCCTTCGCCGCTTACTTCAATGGCCTGGAGAAACTCGACGATCATCTCCAGGCGCTGATCCCCGAAGACTGGTTGCGCAAGGAGTTCGAGCGCTCGCTGACCGATGAAGAGCGGGCGCAGATCCAATCCCTCGGTGGCCTCGACAAGCTGATCGAGGAATTCAAGAAGCGCCTGGAAGAACAGAAGGAACGCCATGCCGGCGGCAACAAGTGGATCGGCACCGGCGGCACCAGCCCGTTCGGCTCCGGGGGTTTCAACCCCGAAGGCATCCGTGTCGGCGACGCCGGCAAGCGCCAGGGCAAGGCCGTGAAGGTCTGGGACCAACGCGAGTACAAGAACCTCGACGACCAGGTGGAATTGGGCACCCGCAACATCAAGATCGCCCTGCGCCGCCTGCGCAAGTTTGCCCGCCAGGGCGCGGCCGAAGAGCTGGACATCGACGGCACCATCGACCATACCGCCCGGGATGCCGGCCTGTTGAACATCCAGATGCGGCCGGAGCGGCGCAACACCGTCAAGCTGCTGTTGCTGTTCGACATCGGCGGTTCGATGGATGCCCACGTGAAGATCTGCGAAGAGCTGTTCTCGGCCTGCAAGACCGAGTTCAAGCACCTGGAGTACTTCTACTTCCACAACTTCGTGTACGAGTCGGTGTGGAAGAACAACCTGCGCCGCACCTCCGAACGCACCTCCACCCAGGACCTGCTGCACAAGTACGGCGCCGACTACAAAGTGATCTTCATCGGCGACGCCGCCATGGCGCCCTATGAAATCACCCAGCCGGGCGGCAGCGTCGAGCACTGGAACGAAGAAGCGGGCTACGTGTGGATGCAGCGCTTCATGGAGAAGTACAAGAAACTCATCTGGATCAACCCCTACCCCAAGGACACCTGGGGCTACACCGCCTCCACCAACATCGTGCGGGAACTGGTGGAGGACCGGATGTATCCGCTGACCCTGCGAGGGTTGGAGGAAGGGATGCGGTTTCTTTCCAAGTGA
- a CDS encoding allophanate hydrolase gives MSRLLIQASTPLCLLQDAGRFGVRHLGVTQGGAADWLSMAWANWMLGNALDAAVVEVTLGGFTLVAEDDCVLALAGADLGARVDGQAVAPWRYFSLRKGQSLALTQPVLGARAYLAAPGGFEAPAVLGSRATVVREALGGLDGLGRALARGERLSYGGAATPRPMPGRLIPDFQQAQPLELILGAQNGAFSGRSLFDAFNTPWTLDSRADRMGIRLLGTPLEYQGPPMISEGIPLGAVQVPPDGQPIVLLNDRQTIGGYPRLGALTPLALARLAQCLPGAQVRLRPVVQEVAHRQQVECLRGFLDR, from the coding sequence ATGAGCCGCTTATTGATCCAGGCCAGCACCCCGCTGTGCCTGTTGCAGGACGCCGGCCGCTTTGGCGTCCGCCACCTGGGCGTGACCCAGGGCGGTGCGGCGGATTGGCTGTCGATGGCCTGGGCCAACTGGATGCTGGGCAATGCCCTGGACGCGGCGGTGGTGGAAGTCACCCTTGGCGGCTTCACGCTGGTGGCCGAGGACGACTGCGTGCTGGCGCTGGCCGGGGCCGACCTGGGCGCCCGGGTGGACGGCCAGGCCGTGGCGCCTTGGCGCTATTTCAGCCTGCGCAAAGGCCAATCCCTGGCGCTCACCCAGCCCGTGCTGGGGGCTCGTGCCTACCTTGCGGCCCCTGGCGGCTTCGAAGCCCCGGCGGTGTTGGGCAGCCGGGCAACGGTGGTGCGCGAAGCGCTCGGCGGGTTGGATGGGCTGGGGCGGGCGTTGGCTCGCGGCGAGCGCTTGAGCTATGGGGGGGCGGCCACGCCTCGGCCGATGCCGGGCCGGTTGATCCCGGATTTCCAGCAGGCTCAGCCGCTGGAGCTGATCCTGGGCGCGCAGAACGGGGCGTTCAGTGGCCGCAGCCTGTTCGATGCGTTCAACACGCCCTGGACGCTGGACAGCCGCGCCGATCGCATGGGCATCCGCCTGCTGGGAACGCCGCTGGAGTACCAGGGCCCGCCGATGATTTCCGAAGGCATTCCCCTGGGGGCCGTGCAGGTGCCGCCGGACGGCCAGCCCATCGTGTTGCTCAACGACCGGCAAACCATCGGTGGCTACCCGCGCCTGGGCGCCTTGACCCCGCTGGCCCTGGCCCGGTTGGCGCAATGCCTGCCGGGGGCGCAGGTGCGGTTGCGGCCGGTGGTGCAGGAGGTGGCGCATCGGCAGCAGGTGGAGTGCTTGCGCGGTTTTCTCGACCGCTAA
- a CDS encoding allophanate hydrolase, which produces MKPRVEVVAVDCLMVRLFDEIAEDNMPWMLAASERLRAVFAADLIDLVPSYTTLMVHYDLLALSPAQARSLVSEALNHLSPDARSAGRCHVLPVWYDLSVGPELLLLSGRSGLTVEQVIRRHSEHEYQVFALGFAPGFAFMGLVDEALAAPRLDTPRKRVAAGSVGIAERQTAAYPLVSPGGWNLIGRTPAKLFDRERDGYSLMQPGDTVRFVAVDRAEFIRLGGDDTPQEAQA; this is translated from the coding sequence ATGAAGCCACGTGTGGAAGTGGTCGCGGTGGACTGCCTGATGGTGCGCCTGTTCGATGAAATCGCCGAAGACAACATGCCGTGGATGCTCGCCGCCAGCGAGCGCCTGCGCGCGGTGTTCGCCGCCGACCTGATCGACCTGGTGCCGTCCTACACCACGTTGATGGTGCATTACGATCTGTTGGCCTTGAGCCCGGCGCAGGCCCGGTCGCTGGTCAGCGAGGCGCTGAACCATTTGTCGCCCGATGCTCGCTCGGCTGGGCGCTGCCATGTGCTGCCGGTGTGGTACGACCTGAGCGTCGGACCGGAACTGCTGCTGTTGTCGGGTCGCAGCGGGTTGACCGTGGAGCAGGTGATCCGGCGCCACAGCGAACACGAATACCAGGTGTTCGCCCTGGGCTTCGCTCCGGGGTTTGCCTTCATGGGGTTGGTGGACGAAGCGCTCGCCGCGCCGCGCCTGGATACGCCGCGCAAGCGGGTGGCCGCAGGCAGCGTCGGGATTGCCGAGCGCCAGACCGCGGCGTACCCGCTGGTGTCGCCTGGCGGCTGGAACCTGATCGGCCGTACCCCGGCCAAACTGTTCGACCGTGAACGTGACGGCTACAGCCTGATGCAACCCGGCGACACGGTGCGTTTTGTCGCCGTGGACCGCGCCGAGTTCATCCGCTTGGGCGGCGATGACACACCCCAGGAGGCCCAGGCATGA
- a CDS encoding MFS transporter translates to MSAPDMLGVPESKARSGPFDWYRNINQQERRTFWSCKIGYALDGMDTQMLSFVVPTLIAMWGITTGQAGLIHTSTLIASALGGWVAGILSDRIGRVRTLQLTVLWFAFFTFLCGFAQNYEQLLIARTLMGFGFGGEWTAGAVLMGEVIRAKDRGKAVGMVQSGWALGWGMTAILYALLFSVLAPEDAWRALFILGIVPAVFVIFVRRLVKDPEVYNQTKARLASGNNARFYEIFAPGILFTTIRASLLTTGALGGYYAITSWLPTFLKNERGLSVLGTGGYLAMVIVGSYVGYVISAYLSDILGRKKNFVLFAVGSFTIVLLYTQVPVSNNVMLWLGFPLGFFASGMFSGMGSFLTELFPTRIRGSGQGFCYNIGRAVAALFPLLIGLLSQRVPLSVGIGAFAAVSYGVVILAALSLPETQGKQLEAE, encoded by the coding sequence ATGAGTGCACCCGACATGCTCGGCGTCCCCGAGTCCAAGGCCCGTTCCGGCCCGTTCGATTGGTATCGCAACATCAACCAACAGGAACGTCGCACATTCTGGAGTTGCAAGATCGGCTACGCCTTGGACGGCATGGACACGCAGATGCTCAGTTTCGTGGTGCCGACGCTCATCGCGATGTGGGGCATCACCACCGGTCAGGCGGGGCTGATTCACACCAGCACCCTGATCGCCTCGGCACTTGGCGGTTGGGTGGCCGGCATTCTCTCGGATCGTATCGGCCGGGTCCGCACCCTCCAACTGACCGTGCTGTGGTTCGCGTTCTTCACCTTCCTCTGCGGCTTTGCCCAGAACTACGAACAATTGTTGATCGCCCGTACGCTGATGGGCTTCGGCTTCGGCGGCGAGTGGACCGCTGGCGCGGTGTTGATGGGCGAGGTGATTCGCGCCAAGGACCGTGGCAAGGCGGTGGGCATGGTGCAATCGGGATGGGCGCTGGGTTGGGGCATGACGGCGATTCTGTACGCGCTGCTGTTCTCGGTGCTGGCGCCGGAAGACGCCTGGCGCGCGCTGTTCATCCTTGGCATCGTGCCAGCGGTGTTCGTGATTTTCGTCCGTCGGCTGGTCAAGGACCCGGAGGTCTACAACCAGACCAAGGCCCGCCTGGCGTCTGGCAATAACGCCAGGTTCTACGAGATTTTCGCCCCCGGCATCCTCTTCACCACGATCCGCGCTTCGCTGCTGACCACCGGCGCCCTGGGTGGCTACTATGCAATCACGTCCTGGCTGCCGACGTTCCTGAAGAACGAGCGCGGCTTGAGCGTGCTGGGCACCGGTGGCTACCTGGCGATGGTGATCGTCGGCTCCTACGTGGGTTACGTCATCAGCGCATACTTGTCGGACATACTGGGGCGCAAGAAAAATTTCGTCCTGTTCGCCGTCGGCTCGTTCACCATCGTGCTGCTGTACACCCAGGTGCCGGTGAGCAATAACGTGATGCTCTGGCTGGGCTTTCCCCTGGGCTTCTTTGCCTCCGGGATGTTCAGCGGCATGGGCTCGTTCCTCACCGAGCTGTTCCCCACACGTATCCGGGGCTCGGGCCAGGGTTTTTGCTACAACATTGGTCGGGCGGTGGCGGCATTGTTCCCGCTGCTGATCGGCCTGCTGAGCCAGCGGGTGCCGTTGAGCGTCGGGATCGGTGCGTTTGCGGCCGTGTCCTACGGCGTGGTGATCCTGGCGGCCCTGAGCCTGCCGGAAACCCAAGGCAAGCAACTGGAAGCCGAGTAA
- a CDS encoding glutamine amidotransferase translates to MCELLGMSANVPTDIVFSFTGLMQRGGKTGPHRDGWGIAFYEGRGLRLFQDPAASSESEVANLVQRYPIKSEVVIGHIRQANVGKVCLANTHPFVRELWGRNWCFAHNGQLADFQPGVSFYRPVGDTDSEAAFCDLLNRVRQAFPEPVDVEQLLPALIEACGEYRRKGVFNCLLSDGDWLFCYCSTKLAQITRRAPFGPARLKDVDVIVDFQAETTPNDVVTVIATEPLTENETWTRYEPGQWSLWRRGECVSQGRTE, encoded by the coding sequence ATGTGTGAGTTACTGGGCATGAGCGCCAATGTGCCGACCGACATCGTGTTCAGCTTTACCGGGCTGATGCAGCGCGGGGGCAAGACCGGGCCGCACCGGGACGGCTGGGGCATCGCCTTCTACGAAGGCCGGGGCTTGCGCCTGTTCCAGGACCCGGCCGCCAGCAGCGAGTCGGAAGTGGCGAACCTGGTGCAGCGCTATCCGATCAAGAGTGAAGTGGTGATCGGGCATATTCGCCAGGCCAACGTTGGCAAGGTCTGCCTGGCCAACACGCACCCGTTCGTGCGCGAGCTGTGGGGCCGCAACTGGTGTTTCGCCCACAACGGCCAGCTCGCCGATTTCCAGCCGGGCGTGAGTTTCTACCGCCCGGTGGGCGACACCGATAGCGAAGCGGCCTTCTGCGATTTGCTCAACCGCGTGCGCCAGGCCTTCCCGGAACCGGTGGACGTGGAGCAACTGCTGCCGGCGCTGATCGAAGCCTGCGGCGAATACCGTCGCAAAGGCGTGTTCAATTGCCTGTTGAGCGACGGCGACTGGCTGTTCTGCTATTGCTCGACCAAACTGGCCCAGATCACTCGGCGTGCGCCATTCGGCCCGGCACGGCTGAAGGATGTCGACGTGATCGTCGATTTCCAGGCCGAAACCACGCCCAACGACGTGGTCACGGTGATCGCCACCGAGCCCTTGACCGAAAACGAAACCTGGACCCGCTACGAACCGGGCCAATGGAGCCTGTGGCGGCGCGGCGAATGCGTCAGCCAGGGCCGGACCGAATAA
- a CDS encoding MFS transporter has translation MDTMTENDYLIAWGLYAFAALGCLLVWMRMTRWMWRWLREPLRLLMAVLLFCPTIVDPVKDKFAPAVAIVALDVLFKVGNNVWRAASDLLMYGMIAFGVYLLFALVRLPIERASNARKARAASAKAAAAADEPEDEPPFGVAGDDRYGRPPVPSNPQRSRIEPRL, from the coding sequence ATGGACACCATGACCGAGAACGACTATCTGATCGCCTGGGGCCTCTATGCCTTCGCGGCCCTGGGCTGCCTGCTGGTGTGGATGCGCATGACCCGCTGGATGTGGCGCTGGTTGCGCGAGCCGCTGCGCTTGCTGATGGCGGTGTTGCTGTTCTGCCCGACCATTGTCGACCCGGTGAAGGACAAGTTTGCCCCTGCCGTGGCCATTGTCGCCCTGGACGTGCTGTTCAAGGTGGGCAACAACGTCTGGCGGGCCGCGTCCGACCTGCTCATGTACGGCATGATCGCGTTCGGCGTCTACTTGCTCTTCGCGCTGGTGCGCTTGCCCATCGAGCGCGCATCCAATGCCCGCAAGGCACGTGCGGCCTCCGCAAAAGCCGCTGCCGCCGCCGATGAGCCCGAGGATGAGCCGCCGTTCGGCGTGGCCGGCGATGATCGCTACGGTCGTCCGCCGGTGCCGAGCAACCCCCAGCGTTCGCGCATCGAACCGCGCCTGTAG
- a CDS encoding peptidase S9: MSLSAHVSNAPIARRDAGVDPYAWLQERDTDAVLDYLKAENSYQEDQLADQADLREALFQEIKGRILETDLSLPSPWGPYLYYTRTTAGDEYPRHYRCPRPADDSLSVDESREQLLLDPNALAGGGFFSLGAFSISPDHQRLAYSLDTTGDEIYTLFVKELSNDKISELSFEHCDGSMTWANDSLTLFFGELDDTHRPHKLWRYRLDGTAAEEVFHEPDGRFFLHCYRSSSERQLILSLGSKTTSEAWVLDAAHPQQPFTCLAPRREHHEYDVDHGLLDGQWTWLIRSNRDGINFALYQAADTGVAPTEADWQNLIPHSETVMIDGLSLNAEAMTLSLREGGLPIIEVHPQDLPAYRVQLPDAAYSLHVQNSLEFSSPRIRLRYEALNRPAQIRQLDLASGEQVVLKQTPVLGPFDADAYVSQRIWATAPDGTQVPISLVVKREALGQPVPLYLYGYGAYGQSLDPWFSHARLSLLDRGVAFAIAHVRGGGELGEAWYRAGKQEHKANTFSDFIACAEHLIANGFTTAEQLAISGGSAGGLLIGAVLNQRPELFKVAIAEVPFVDVLNTMLDPELPLTVTEYDEWGNPQEPDVYDRIRAYAPYENVKAQAYPALLVIAGYNDSRVQYWEAAKWVAKLRATKTDDNPLLLKTELGAGHGGMSGRYQGLRDVALEYAFVLKVLGVV, from the coding sequence ATGTCCTTATCTGCCCACGTTTCCAACGCCCCGATTGCCCGCAGGGACGCCGGGGTGGACCCGTACGCCTGGCTGCAGGAACGCGACACCGACGCGGTGCTCGACTACCTCAAGGCCGAAAACAGCTACCAGGAAGACCAACTCGCCGACCAGGCCGACCTGCGCGAGGCCCTGTTCCAGGAGATCAAGGGACGGATCCTGGAGACCGACCTGTCCCTGCCCTCGCCCTGGGGACCGTACCTGTACTACACCCGCACCACCGCCGGCGACGAATACCCGCGCCATTACCGCTGCCCGCGTCCGGCCGACGACAGCCTGAGCGTGGACGAGAGTCGCGAACAACTGCTGCTGGACCCGAACGCGCTGGCGGGCGGCGGTTTCTTTTCCCTCGGTGCGTTCAGCATCAGCCCCGACCACCAGCGCCTGGCCTACAGCCTGGACACCACCGGCGACGAGATCTACACGCTGTTCGTCAAGGAACTGTCCAACGACAAGATCAGTGAACTGTCCTTCGAACACTGCGACGGCAGCATGACGTGGGCCAACGACAGCCTGACGCTGTTCTTCGGCGAACTGGACGACACCCATCGCCCCCACAAGCTCTGGCGCTATCGCCTGGATGGCACCGCCGCCGAAGAAGTGTTCCACGAGCCGGATGGACGTTTCTTCCTGCACTGCTACCGTTCCAGCTCCGAGCGCCAGTTGATCCTGTCCCTGGGCAGCAAGACCACCAGCGAAGCCTGGGTGCTGGATGCCGCGCACCCGCAACAGCCTTTCACTTGCCTGGCGCCACGGCGCGAACACCACGAATACGACGTCGACCACGGCCTGCTGGATGGCCAGTGGACCTGGCTGATCCGCAGCAACCGCGACGGCATCAACTTTGCCCTGTACCAGGCCGCGGACACCGGCGTGGCGCCGACCGAAGCCGACTGGCAGAACCTCATTCCCCACAGCGAAACGGTGATGATCGACGGCCTGAGCCTGAATGCCGAGGCGATGACCCTGAGCCTGCGCGAAGGTGGCCTGCCGATCATCGAAGTCCACCCACAGGACCTGCCGGCCTATCGCGTGCAACTGCCGGACGCCGCCTACAGCCTGCACGTGCAGAACAGCCTGGAGTTTTCCAGCCCGCGCATTCGCCTGCGTTACGAAGCCTTGAACCGCCCCGCGCAGATCCGCCAACTGGACCTGGCCAGCGGTGAGCAGGTGGTCCTCAAGCAAACCCCGGTGCTGGGGCCGTTCGATGCCGACGCCTACGTCAGCCAGCGGATCTGGGCCACGGCCCCGGATGGCACGCAAGTTCCTATCAGCCTGGTGGTCAAGCGCGAGGCCCTCGGCCAACCGGTGCCGCTGTACCTGTACGGCTACGGCGCCTATGGCCAGAGCCTCGACCCCTGGTTTTCCCACGCACGGCTGAGTTTGCTCGATCGCGGCGTGGCGTTCGCCATCGCCCACGTACGCGGTGGCGGTGAACTGGGCGAAGCCTGGTACCGCGCCGGCAAGCAGGAGCACAAGGCCAACACTTTCAGCGACTTCATCGCCTGCGCCGAGCATTTGATCGCCAACGGTTTCACCACCGCCGAGCAGTTGGCGATCAGTGGCGGCAGCGCCGGTGGCCTGTTGATCGGCGCGGTGCTCAATCAACGCCCGGAGCTGTTCAAGGTCGCCATTGCCGAAGTGCCGTTCGTCGATGTGCTCAACACCATGCTCGACCCGGAGCTGCCACTGACCGTCACCGAATACGACGAATGGGGCAACCCGCAGGAGCCGGACGTCTACGATCGGATCCGCGCCTACGCCCCGTACGAAAACGTCAAGGCCCAGGCATACCCGGCGCTGCTGGTCATCGCCGGCTACAACGACAGCCGCGTGCAGTACTGGGAAGCGGCCAAGTGGGTGGCGAAACTGCGCGCCACCAAGACCGACGACAACCCCTTGCTGCTCAAGACCGAACTGGGCGCAGGCCACGGTGGCATGAGCGGGCGCTACCAGGGATTGCGTGACGTAGCCCTCGAATATGCATTTGTCTTGAAGGTTTTGGGTGTGGTCTGA
- a CDS encoding cyclic nucleotide-binding protein, giving the protein MSEPTLLNKEIRDWLMDCGLFDQLQPADFAAASGYFSISAIAEGEAIFREGDAGSFMCIIHTGQVAVQKTGPDGQPVTIATLRSGRAFGEMAVLDGERRSASCIAASPCQLLNLGKDSLEKMLNDAPKIAAKIIRALAVSLSKRLRMADGQLLSQQV; this is encoded by the coding sequence ATGTCAGAACCGACCTTACTGAACAAAGAAATCCGCGACTGGCTGATGGACTGCGGCCTGTTCGACCAATTGCAGCCTGCCGACTTCGCGGCGGCGTCGGGCTATTTCAGCATCAGCGCCATCGCCGAGGGCGAGGCGATCTTCCGAGAGGGTGATGCGGGCAGTTTCATGTGCATCATCCACACCGGCCAGGTGGCCGTGCAGAAAACCGGCCCCGACGGCCAACCCGTGACCATCGCCACCTTGCGCAGTGGCCGGGCGTTCGGGGAAATGGCCGTGCTGGACGGCGAGCGGCGCTCGGCCAGTTGCATCGCGGCCAGCCCCTGCCAGTTGCTGAACCTGGGCAAGGACTCCCTGGAAAAAATGCTCAACGACGCCCCCAAGATCGCCGCCAAGATCATCCGCGCCCTCGCTGTGTCCCTGTCCAAGCGCCTGCGCATGGCCGATGGACAGCTGCTGTCGCAGCAGGTCTGA
- a CDS encoding parallel beta-helix repeat-containing protein: MKRFVLLDTTPIPANGGALCLFEYGEDFVIKIQGGDGGQLMNTRMHGSEDALAEIPCRKVAGRPGSRVLIGGLGMGFTLASALKHLGKQAEVVVAELVPGVVEWNRGPLGEKAGRPLSDPRTVIRLEDVAKVLQAEPQGFDAIMLDVDNGPEGLTQKANSWLYSAAGLAACAKALRPKGVLAVWSASADRQFSDKLKKAGFKAEEVQVFAHGNKGTRHTIWIAEKLKG, encoded by the coding sequence ATGAAACGTTTCGTTCTGCTCGACACCACCCCCATCCCGGCCAACGGCGGCGCCTTGTGCCTGTTCGAGTACGGCGAAGACTTCGTCATCAAGATCCAGGGCGGTGACGGCGGCCAGTTGATGAACACGCGCATGCACGGTTCCGAGGATGCCCTGGCCGAGATCCCTTGCCGCAAGGTCGCCGGCCGGCCCGGTTCACGAGTGTTGATTGGCGGCCTTGGCATGGGTTTCACCCTCGCCTCGGCCCTCAAGCACCTGGGCAAGCAGGCCGAAGTGGTGGTGGCCGAGCTGGTGCCCGGCGTGGTGGAGTGGAATCGCGGCCCCCTGGGTGAAAAGGCTGGGCGGCCGCTGTCGGACCCGCGCACCGTCATCCGCCTTGAAGACGTGGCCAAGGTCCTGCAGGCCGAACCCCAAGGGTTCGACGCGATCATGCTCGATGTCGACAACGGTCCCGAAGGCCTGACCCAGAAAGCCAACAGTTGGCTGTATTCGGCTGCCGGCCTGGCCGCCTGCGCCAAGGCGCTGCGCCCCAAGGGCGTGCTGGCGGTGTGGTCGGCCAGCGCTGACCGGCAGTTTTCCGACAAACTGAAAAAAGCCGGCTTCAAGGCCGAGGAAGTGCAAGTGTTCGCCCACGGCAACAAAGGCACCCGCCACACCATCTGGATTGCCGAGAAGCTCAAGGGCTGA